The genomic stretch GGGGCCGCTGGCATTGCTTGGGGCTCTGGCGAATCACTTCCGCAAGCTGCTGCGCGCCCGCGAGGTCCGTCCGTTCGAGTCGGCCGAGGTGCAGAAGCGCTTGGGCGTGCACCCGTATGCCGCGCAGAAGCTCGTCGATCAGGCGAAGCGCTTCGAGCCCAGGCGCCTGCGCTCGTGTCTGGAGGCGGTCCGGAGCACCGACGCGGCGCTGAAGGGCGGACTTCCGATCGCTCCGCGGCTCGCGATCGAGCGGCTGGTGCTGGCCGTGTGCGCTTGAGGCGCTCTAGCGCTGGGCGAGCTTCGCGAGCCGCGAGACGGTTCGCGAGACGGTTCGCTTGTGCACGACGCCCTTGCTCGACGCCTTTCGCAGCAGCCGTTCAGCGCTCTGCAGCAGCTCCTGCTTCGTCTCGGCTCCAGCGCCCGCGGCTTCGCGCAGCTTGCGGACGGCGCCGCGCACGGTCTTGCGGATCTGATTGTTCCGGGCGCGCTTCTTCAGCGACTGGGTGTGCCGTTTCTTGGCCGAGCGATGGGTAGCCATGGAGACCTCCGAGCGAGCGGGTAAGTACCCCGGGGCG from Deltaproteobacteria bacterium encodes the following:
- a CDS encoding 30S ribosomal protein S20: MATHRSAKKRHTQSLKKRARNNQIRKTVRGAVRKLREAAGAGAETKQELLQSAERLLRKASSKGVVHKRTVSRTVSRLAKLAQR